The following are encoded together in the Anaerobranca californiensis DSM 14826 genome:
- a CDS encoding glycoside hydrolase family 13 protein: MLLQAITHLPKNNFAFVTRDKEVEIRLQTSSEVSRVEIIYGDKYDWEATVSKTEMLILGQDDLFTYWYCRLYCPVKRVTYGFKVYGPDQVLWVKETGCTTEPINDHMELFDFPWIHVSDALTVSDWVREAIFYQIFPDRFANGDKGNDPENLVSWDSNPTFNSFYGGDLQGIIDNLDYLSSLGITAIYLTPIFSASSNHKYDTIDYKSIDPHFGDLSTFKQLVNACHSKGIKVILDAVFNHIGWYSPQFQDVLKNGPKSRYVNWFNIYDFPIRTHPRPNYECFAFVASMPKLNTVNPEVREFLLDVAVYWIKEANIDGWRLDVANEVDHQFWREFRNRVKAIKPDAYIVGEITYFAGPWLQGDQFDGVMNYRLTQAIVDFVAEGKINGKEFTYRLNKLIFYYQRAASEGNLNLLGSHDTPRFLTRCMGNKNLLKLAAMLMFSLPGAPCIYYGDEVGMEGGNDPDCRRGMVWDNDKQDRELLDWFRRLITVRKKHFAFSRGDIKVLNIGNLAAFKRLWQEEEYLILVNPSLQVVEIDVTQCQGQYLDLLGGDKVIIDKSFLVKPQKGLILKKLGS, from the coding sequence ATGCTGCTCCAAGCCATTACTCATTTACCTAAAAATAATTTTGCCTTTGTAACACGGGATAAAGAGGTGGAAATACGTCTTCAAACAAGTTCAGAAGTTAGTAGAGTGGAAATTATTTATGGTGATAAATACGATTGGGAAGCTACTGTTTCAAAGACTGAAATGTTAATATTAGGACAAGATGACTTATTTACTTATTGGTATTGTAGACTTTACTGTCCTGTTAAGAGAGTTACTTACGGTTTTAAAGTATATGGACCAGATCAGGTCCTATGGGTAAAAGAAACTGGTTGTACTACTGAGCCTATAAATGATCATATGGAGTTATTTGATTTCCCTTGGATACATGTTAGTGACGCTTTAACTGTCAGTGATTGGGTTCGAGAAGCAATTTTTTATCAAATATTTCCAGACAGATTTGCAAACGGTGATAAAGGTAATGACCCTGAAAATTTAGTTTCTTGGGATAGTAATCCTACTTTTAATTCTTTTTATGGTGGGGATTTGCAGGGGATTATAGATAATTTAGATTACTTAAGTAGTCTAGGTATAACTGCTATTTATCTAACTCCAATTTTTTCTGCTTCCAGTAATCATAAGTATGACACCATTGATTACAAATCTATTGATCCCCATTTTGGAGATTTGTCTACTTTTAAACAGTTGGTTAATGCCTGTCATAGCAAGGGGATTAAAGTGATTTTGGATGCAGTTTTTAATCATATCGGTTGGTATTCTCCCCAGTTTCAGGATGTCTTAAAAAATGGTCCTAAATCCCGATATGTAAATTGGTTTAATATTTATGATTTTCCTATCCGTACTCATCCCCGTCCTAATTATGAATGTTTTGCTTTTGTAGCTTCTATGCCTAAACTTAACACTGTTAACCCTGAAGTCAGAGAGTTTTTATTGGATGTGGCGGTTTATTGGATAAAAGAAGCTAATATCGATGGCTGGCGTTTAGATGTTGCCAATGAAGTCGATCATCAATTTTGGCGGGAGTTTCGTAACAGGGTAAAAGCAATTAAACCAGATGCCTATATTGTTGGTGAAATAACGTATTTTGCCGGTCCTTGGCTACAAGGTGATCAATTTGATGGTGTAATGAATTATAGATTAACTCAAGCAATTGTAGATTTTGTAGCTGAAGGGAAAATTAACGGTAAAGAATTTACATATAGGCTCAATAAATTAATATTTTATTACCAGCGAGCAGCAAGTGAGGGTAATCTGAACCTTTTAGGTAGCCATGACACACCTCGATTTCTTACTAGGTGTATGGGAAATAAAAATTTGTTAAAATTAGCGGCAATGTTAATGTTTTCTCTTCCAGGGGCACCTTGTATTTACTATGGTGATGAAGTAGGAATGGAAGGAGGGAATGATCCTGATTGCCGTAGGGGAATGGTTTGGGACAATGATAAACAGGACAGAGAGTTGTTAGATTGGTTTAGGCGTCTAATAACAGTTCGTAAAAAACACTTTGCTTTTAGTCGAGGTGACATCAAAGTTCTTAATATTGGAAATTTAGCGGCTTTTAAAAGATTGTGGCAAGAAGAGGAATATTTGATTTTAGTTAACCCTTCCCTTCAAGTAGTTGAGATTGATGTTACTCAATGTCAAGGTCAATACTTAGATTTACTAGGAGGAGATAAGGTGATAATAGACAAATCCTTTTTGGTTAAACCACAGAAGGGTTTGATACTAAAAAAATTAGGTAGTTAA